A DNA window from Thioalkalivibrio sp. XN279 contains the following coding sequences:
- the pepQ gene encoding Xaa-Pro dipeptidase: MPATHRAPATASLDALYPAHHEALAARYTRLLEDLPFGGVAVYSGMPVYRFRDDQSWPFRAGAFYQQWVPCEDHAGAVLLFRPGQRPLLVLQMPRDYWHSVPAAPTGDWVRHFELVVVDDAAGLRAALPDGLGDLALVGEADATVADWGWGEINPPAVLSALEFSRLYKTDYEVACIRAANRIAVRGHMAALAAFQGGESEFGIHLAYLEATGHAEAELPYANIIALNEHGATLHYGRLDREPPAQRLSFLIDAGARCRGYAADITRTWPAEPGGEFAALVTALDHAQQDLIAALRAGHSYIDVHEDAQLAVAVILEDFGIVSMAPDDMVATGVSNAFLPHGVGHHLGLQVHDTGGKLARPDGKCIPQPEAWPFLRNLRPVEEGNVFTIEPGIYFIDSVLEHLRESPLGASVDWDAVERLKPYGGVRIEDNVWMGPDGPENLSREAF; this comes from the coding sequence ATGCCAGCAACCCACCGAGCGCCAGCGACCGCATCGCTCGACGCGCTTTATCCCGCCCATCACGAGGCCCTGGCGGCGCGCTACACCCGCCTGCTCGAGGACCTGCCCTTCGGCGGTGTGGCGGTCTATTCCGGCATGCCCGTGTACCGCTTTCGCGACGACCAGAGCTGGCCCTTCCGCGCCGGCGCGTTCTACCAGCAGTGGGTGCCCTGCGAGGACCATGCCGGGGCCGTGCTGCTGTTCCGCCCCGGGCAGCGGCCGCTGCTGGTGCTGCAGATGCCGCGCGATTACTGGCACTCCGTGCCGGCGGCGCCGACGGGTGACTGGGTGCGGCATTTCGAGCTGGTGGTGGTCGACGACGCCGCCGGCCTCCGCGCGGCGCTGCCGGACGGGCTGGGCGACCTGGCGCTGGTGGGCGAGGCTGACGCCACGGTGGCGGACTGGGGCTGGGGCGAGATCAATCCGCCCGCCGTCCTGTCGGCGCTCGAGTTCTCGCGGCTGTACAAGACGGACTACGAGGTGGCCTGCATCCGGGCCGCCAACCGGATCGCGGTGCGCGGCCACATGGCCGCACTTGCCGCCTTCCAGGGCGGGGAGAGCGAGTTCGGCATCCATCTCGCCTACCTGGAGGCCACGGGTCACGCCGAGGCCGAGTTGCCCTACGCCAACATCATCGCGCTCAACGAGCACGGCGCCACGCTGCACTACGGCCGGCTCGACCGCGAACCGCCGGCGCAGCGCCTGAGTTTTCTCATCGACGCCGGCGCGCGCTGCCGCGGCTACGCCGCCGACATCACGCGCACCTGGCCTGCCGAGCCGGGCGGCGAGTTCGCTGCGCTGGTGACCGCACTCGACCATGCGCAGCAGGACCTCATCGCCGCGCTACGCGCCGGGCATTCCTACATCGACGTGCACGAGGACGCCCAGCTCGCGGTCGCGGTCATTCTCGAGGACTTCGGCATCGTGTCCATGGCGCCGGACGACATGGTGGCGACCGGGGTCAGCAACGCCTTCCTGCCGCACGGCGTGGGCCATCACCTCGGGCTGCAGGTGCACGACACCGGCGGCAAGCTCGCCCGCCCCGACGGCAAGTGCATTCCGCAGCCGGAGGCCTGGCCCTTCCTGCGCAACCTGCGCCCGGTGGAGGAAGGGAACGTGTTCACCATCGAGCCGGGGATCTACTTCATCGACTCGGTGCTGGAGCACCTGCGCGAGTCACCGTTGGGCGCCAGCGTGGACTGGGATGCCGTGGAACGCCTGAAGCCCTATGGCGGCGTGCGCATCGAGGACAACGTGTGGATGGGGCCGGACGGCCCGGAGAACCTCAGCCGCGAGGCCTTTTAG
- a CDS encoding B12-binding domain-containing protein, with product MSQADTFTADLLEISASGYAALAAERLLAAHPQVAARFGADAVGAWKSALAQRIVELATALRLGEPELFRARVNWARRAFGAREVPESDLRASLEALAAVLAEELPAPARPGAAALLADALAVLDTPAESGDQLIDPATPQGRLALAYLAAVLEGDSRKGTELVLDAVNAGMPVRQAYLEVLVPAQREIGRLWHAGELGIVEEHVVTYTTERLMTLLAHRAERAAPNGKTVVCAAVAGNAHDIAVRVLADFFDIAGWRAVHLGASVPAAEMAAAVQYFDADLVVVSAALSVQLPKVADTIAALRRIEDRPVRIMVGGLAFSDAPGLWQKLGADGYATDAEAAVARGNELVSG from the coding sequence ATGAGCCAAGCCGACACATTCACCGCCGACCTGCTGGAAATCAGTGCTTCAGGCTATGCCGCGCTCGCGGCAGAGCGGCTGCTGGCGGCGCATCCACAAGTCGCGGCGCGCTTCGGCGCCGACGCCGTCGGTGCCTGGAAGTCGGCCCTCGCGCAGCGCATCGTCGAACTGGCGACGGCGCTGAGGCTGGGCGAGCCGGAGCTGTTCCGGGCCCGGGTGAACTGGGCCCGGCGCGCTTTCGGTGCGCGCGAGGTCCCGGAAAGCGACCTGCGCGCCAGCCTGGAAGCCCTCGCGGCAGTGCTGGCTGAAGAACTGCCCGCACCGGCGCGGCCCGGCGCAGCCGCGCTGCTGGCGGATGCGCTGGCGGTGCTGGACACGCCGGCCGAATCCGGTGACCAGCTCATCGACCCTGCGACGCCCCAGGGACGCCTTGCCCTGGCGTATCTCGCCGCGGTGCTCGAAGGCGACAGCCGCAAGGGCACCGAGCTGGTGCTGGATGCGGTGAATGCGGGCATGCCGGTGCGCCAGGCCTACCTCGAGGTGCTGGTGCCGGCACAACGCGAAATCGGCCGGCTGTGGCACGCGGGCGAGCTCGGCATCGTCGAGGAGCACGTGGTGACCTACACCACCGAACGGCTCATGACGCTGCTGGCCCACCGCGCCGAGCGCGCGGCTCCGAACGGCAAGACCGTGGTGTGCGCCGCCGTGGCCGGTAACGCGCACGACATCGCCGTGCGGGTGCTGGCGGATTTCTTCGACATCGCCGGCTGGCGCGCCGTGCACCTCGGCGCCAGCGTGCCGGCCGCCGAGATGGCTGCCGCGGTGCAGTATTTCGATGCCGACCTGGTGGTGGTCTCGGCCGCGCTGAGCGTCCAGCTGCCGAAAGTCGCCGACACCATCGCGGCGTTGCGGCGCATCGAGGACCGGCCCGTGCGCATCATGGTCGGCGGGCTGGCTTTCAGCGACGCACCCGGGTTGTGGCAGAAGCTCGGCGCCGACGGCTACGCCACGGACGCGGAGGCGGCGGTGGCGCGCGGCAACGAGCTCGTCTCGGGCTGA
- a CDS encoding SDR family oxidoreductase: MILVAGATGELGRAICRQLTEKGGTVYGMVRSSSAPEAVAELEALGVRPVQADLDDADSLREACSGCDAVVSGMTAMGRPGDSIDKVDRDGQLALVDAAAEEGVERFVYMSYSGAIGKDDPLTLAKRAVERTLKHSGMSWTVLRPSYFMETWLSPALGFDVAGGRVRIFGEGRAPISWVARDDVAAFAAAAVDSEEARNATLEIGGPEAIAPLDVVKLFEELAGRRLEVELVSEAELLAAQKAARAPQERSLTALMLAYARGNAVPMEDIAERFDLELTPLRDWAVRQAGDAD; encoded by the coding sequence ATGATCCTGGTCGCGGGGGCGACGGGCGAGCTGGGGCGGGCCATCTGCCGGCAGCTCACGGAAAAGGGCGGCACGGTCTATGGGATGGTGCGGTCGAGTTCCGCGCCGGAGGCGGTCGCAGAGCTGGAGGCGCTCGGTGTGCGACCGGTGCAGGCGGACCTGGACGATGCGGACTCCCTGCGCGAGGCCTGCAGCGGCTGCGATGCCGTGGTCTCGGGCATGACGGCCATGGGGCGGCCCGGCGACAGCATCGACAAGGTGGACCGGGACGGCCAGCTGGCACTGGTGGACGCCGCGGCCGAGGAGGGCGTGGAGCGCTTCGTGTACATGTCCTACTCGGGCGCCATCGGCAAGGACGACCCGCTGACGCTGGCCAAGCGCGCGGTGGAACGGACGCTGAAGCACAGCGGTATGAGCTGGACCGTGCTGCGGCCGTCCTACTTCATGGAAACCTGGTTGTCGCCGGCGCTCGGCTTCGACGTCGCCGGCGGCCGCGTGCGCATCTTCGGCGAGGGCCGCGCGCCCATCAGCTGGGTGGCGCGGGACGACGTGGCGGCGTTCGCCGCCGCGGCGGTGGACAGCGAGGAAGCGCGCAACGCCACCCTCGAGATCGGCGGCCCCGAGGCCATCGCCCCGCTCGACGTCGTCAAGCTGTTCGAGGAACTGGCGGGACGGCGGCTGGAAGTCGAACTGGTCAGCGAGGCCGAGCTGCTGGCGGCGCAGAAGGCTGCGCGTGCGCCCCAGGAGCGCAGTCTCACGGCATTGATGCTGGCGTACGCACGCGGCAATGCCGTGCCGATGGAGGACATCGCAGAGCGCTTCGACCTGGAGCTGACGCCCTTGCGGGACTGGGCCGTGCGGCAGGCCGGCGACGCGGACTGA
- the purL gene encoding phosphoribosylformylglycinamidine synthase, with the protein MLTLPGAPAFSQFRLDKRLEDLRAACPAVTGVAARHMHFADLERDLDEAELRLLKRLLTYGPSRAVAFPEGEFLLVVPRFGTISPWSSKATDIAHNCGLGMVRRLERGIAWHLVTRRPLEAAELDSVAVLLHDRMTESVVRRVDEVARLFERHQPAPLGTVDLLGGGREALVRANGELGLALSEDEIDYLAAHYLDTGRNPTDAELMMFAQANSEHCRHKIFNADWIVDGEAQPKSLFAMIRNTHEKSPGGVLSAYRDNAAVMEGWEAERFFPAPADGSYGYVAEPVHILMKVETHNHPTAISPFPGAATGAGGEIRDEGATGLGAKPKAGLCGFSVSHLRIPGYEQPWEQDGPGFPGRIATPLEIMRDGPIGAAAFNNEFGRPNLAGYFRTCELPVDGVVRGYHKPIMIAGGLGNVRAGHVEKGEVAPGARLVVLGGPAMLIGLGGGAASSMSSGESSEDLDFASVQRGNPEIQRRAQEVIDRCWALGEDNPIMLIHDVGAGGLSNALPEVIDHSKLGGRIELRQVPNDEPGMSPMAIWCNEAQERYVLAVAPERLEAFAAICARERCPWADVGETTVERRLLVSDALFGNAPVDMPVEVLLGKPPRMTREAGRMARNGDALPGDIDLREAALRVLQFPAVADKTFLVTIGDRSVGGLSARDQMVGPWQVPVADVAVTNTGYRGYTGEAMAMGERTPLALLDPPASGRMAVGEAITNIAAAAVPSLGHVRLSANWMAACGESGEDAALFDTVRAVGEALCPALGIAIPVGKDSLSMRTRWETPEGERAVVAPLSLIVSAFAPVEDVRRTLTPQLRMELGETELLLVDLGGGRNRLGGSALAQVYGCIGQAPPDLDEPARLATFFAVVQDLNARGELLAYHDRSDGGLLATLAEMAFASRCGLEIDIACLAGESLALLFAEELGAVLQVRSGGLERVQDAFATAGLADCVHLIGRPVTEPVLRVHCGAELLLEASCRELRDAWSQVTLRMQALRDHPECAREEHAARLDDDDPGLHATLSFAPGDDIAAPFIARGARPRVAILREQGVNSQVEMAAAFHRAGFDAVDVHMSDLIAGRRALDEFRGLVACGGFSYGDVLGAGEGWAKSILFNPRARAQFESFFARGETFALGICNGCQMMSALKEIIPGAGLWPRFVRNRSEQFEARLSLVRVEESGSLMTAGMAGSVTPIVVSHGEGRAEFRDEAHQQACIEAGLVWLRYVDHYGRVASSYPANPNGSPEGIAGLSSADGRVTIAMPHPERVFRTVQHSWHPDGWGEDSPWLRLFRNARAWVG; encoded by the coding sequence ATGCTGACTCTGCCCGGTGCGCCGGCCTTCTCCCAGTTCCGACTCGACAAGCGCCTGGAGGACTTGCGCGCCGCCTGTCCCGCGGTCACGGGCGTTGCCGCGCGCCACATGCATTTTGCCGACCTGGAACGCGACCTGGACGAGGCGGAGCTGCGCCTGCTCAAGCGGCTCCTGACCTACGGGCCGTCGCGCGCCGTGGCCTTCCCCGAGGGCGAGTTCCTGCTCGTGGTGCCGCGCTTCGGCACCATTTCCCCCTGGTCCAGCAAGGCCACCGATATTGCCCACAACTGCGGTCTCGGCATGGTGCGCAGGCTCGAACGCGGGATCGCCTGGCACCTGGTGACCCGGCGGCCGCTGGAAGCGGCGGAACTCGATAGCGTCGCCGTGCTGTTGCACGACCGCATGACCGAGTCGGTGGTGCGACGCGTCGACGAGGTGGCGCGGCTGTTCGAGCGCCACCAGCCGGCGCCGCTCGGCACGGTGGACCTGCTCGGTGGCGGGCGCGAGGCGCTGGTGCGCGCCAATGGCGAGCTCGGCCTCGCGTTGTCCGAAGACGAGATCGATTACCTGGCGGCGCATTACCTCGACACCGGGCGGAACCCGACCGACGCCGAGCTGATGATGTTCGCCCAGGCGAACAGCGAGCATTGCCGCCACAAGATCTTCAACGCCGACTGGATCGTCGACGGCGAGGCGCAGCCGAAGTCGCTGTTCGCCATGATCCGCAACACGCATGAGAAGTCGCCGGGCGGCGTGCTTTCGGCCTATCGCGACAACGCCGCGGTGATGGAGGGCTGGGAGGCCGAGCGCTTCTTCCCGGCGCCGGCGGACGGCAGCTACGGCTACGTCGCCGAGCCGGTGCACATCCTCATGAAGGTGGAGACCCACAACCACCCGACCGCGATCTCGCCCTTCCCGGGCGCTGCGACCGGCGCCGGCGGCGAGATCCGCGACGAGGGCGCCACCGGCCTCGGCGCCAAGCCCAAGGCCGGGCTGTGCGGGTTCTCGGTCTCGCACCTGCGCATCCCCGGCTACGAGCAGCCGTGGGAGCAGGACGGCCCGGGCTTCCCGGGGCGCATCGCCACGCCGCTGGAGATCATGCGCGACGGGCCGATCGGCGCCGCCGCCTTCAACAACGAGTTCGGCCGGCCCAACCTGGCGGGCTACTTCCGCACCTGCGAGCTGCCCGTCGACGGGGTGGTGCGGGGCTACCACAAGCCCATCATGATCGCCGGCGGCCTGGGCAACGTGCGCGCCGGGCACGTGGAGAAGGGCGAGGTCGCGCCGGGCGCGCGCCTGGTGGTGCTGGGCGGCCCCGCCATGCTCATCGGCCTCGGCGGCGGCGCGGCGTCATCCATGTCCAGCGGCGAGAGCAGCGAGGACCTCGACTTCGCCTCGGTGCAGCGCGGCAACCCCGAGATCCAGCGCCGCGCCCAGGAAGTGATCGACCGCTGCTGGGCCCTGGGCGAAGACAACCCGATCATGCTCATCCATGACGTCGGCGCCGGCGGCCTGTCGAACGCGCTGCCCGAGGTCATCGACCACAGCAAGCTCGGCGGCCGCATCGAGCTGCGCCAGGTCCCCAACGACGAGCCGGGCATGTCCCCCATGGCCATCTGGTGCAACGAGGCCCAGGAACGCTATGTGCTGGCGGTGGCGCCTGAACGGCTCGAGGCCTTCGCCGCGATCTGCGCGCGCGAGCGCTGTCCCTGGGCCGACGTCGGCGAGACCACGGTGGAGCGCCGCCTGCTGGTGAGCGACGCGCTGTTCGGCAACGCGCCGGTGGACATGCCGGTGGAGGTGCTGCTGGGCAAGCCGCCGCGCATGACGCGCGAGGCCGGGCGCATGGCGCGGAATGGCGACGCCCTACCCGGCGACATCGACCTGCGCGAGGCGGCCCTGCGCGTGCTGCAGTTCCCTGCGGTGGCCGACAAGACTTTCCTCGTCACCATCGGCGACCGCAGCGTCGGCGGGCTGAGCGCGCGCGACCAGATGGTGGGGCCGTGGCAGGTGCCGGTGGCGGACGTGGCCGTGACCAACACCGGTTACCGCGGCTACACCGGCGAGGCCATGGCCATGGGCGAGCGCACGCCGCTGGCGCTGCTGGACCCGCCCGCGTCCGGCCGCATGGCGGTGGGCGAGGCCATCACCAATATCGCTGCCGCGGCGGTGCCTTCGCTGGGCCACGTGCGGCTGTCGGCGAACTGGATGGCGGCCTGCGGCGAAAGCGGCGAGGACGCCGCCCTGTTCGACACCGTGCGCGCGGTGGGCGAGGCGCTGTGTCCTGCGCTGGGCATCGCCATCCCGGTGGGCAAGGACTCGCTGTCCATGCGCACGCGCTGGGAGACGCCGGAGGGCGAGCGTGCCGTGGTGGCGCCGTTGTCGCTCATCGTCTCGGCCTTCGCACCGGTGGAGGACGTGCGCCGCACCCTGACGCCGCAGTTGCGCATGGAGCTGGGCGAGACGGAGCTGTTGCTGGTGGACCTGGGCGGCGGGCGCAACCGCCTCGGCGGTTCCGCGCTGGCCCAGGTGTACGGCTGCATCGGGCAGGCGCCGCCCGATCTCGACGAGCCGGCCCGCCTGGCGACGTTCTTCGCGGTGGTGCAGGACCTCAACGCCCGCGGCGAGCTGCTGGCGTATCACGACCGCTCCGACGGCGGCCTGCTCGCGACGCTGGCCGAGATGGCTTTCGCCAGCCGTTGCGGGCTGGAAATCGACATCGCCTGCCTTGCCGGCGAGTCGCTGGCGCTGCTGTTCGCCGAGGAGCTGGGCGCCGTGCTGCAGGTGCGCAGCGGCGGGCTGGAACGCGTCCAGGACGCCTTTGCCACGGCCGGGCTGGCGGATTGCGTGCATCTCATCGGCCGGCCCGTCACTGAGCCGGTGCTGCGCGTCCACTGCGGCGCGGAGTTGCTGCTGGAGGCCTCGTGCCGCGAGTTGCGCGACGCCTGGTCGCAGGTGACCCTGCGCATGCAGGCCCTGCGCGACCACCCCGAGTGCGCGCGCGAGGAGCATGCCGCGCGTCTCGACGACGACGATCCGGGCCTGCATGCCACGCTCAGCTTCGCGCCCGGGGACGACATTGCGGCGCCCTTCATCGCGCGCGGCGCGCGACCCCGTGTCGCGATCCTGCGCGAGCAGGGCGTGAACAGCCAGGTGGAAATGGCTGCGGCGTTCCATCGCGCCGGGTTCGATGCCGTCGACGTGCACATGAGCGACCTCATTGCCGGGCGGCGCGCCCTGGACGAATTCCGCGGCCTGGTGGCCTGTGGCGGCTTCTCCTACGGCGACGTGCTCGGCGCGGGCGAGGGCTGGGCGAAGAGCATCCTGTTCAACCCCCGCGCCCGCGCACAGTTCGAATCTTTTTTCGCGCGCGGCGAGACCTTCGCCCTGGGTATCTGCAACGGCTGCCAGATGATGTCGGCGCTGAAGGAAATCATTCCCGGCGCCGGGCTGTGGCCGCGTTTTGTGCGCAACCGCTCCGAGCAGTTCGAGGCACGCCTGAGCCTGGTGCGCGTCGAGGAGAGCGGCTCGCTGATGACGGCCGGCATGGCCGGCTCGGTGACGCCGATTGTCGTCTCGCACGGTGAAGGCCGTGCGGAATTCCGCGACGAGGCTCACCAGCAGGCCTGCATCGAGGCCGGGCTGGTGTGGCTGCGCTACGTCGACCATTACGGCCGCGTCGCATCCAGCTATCCCGCCAACCCCAACGGCTCGCCCGAGGGCATCGCCGGGCTCAGCTCTGCGGACGGGCGCGTCACCATCGCCATGCCGCATCCGGAGCGCGTGTTCCGCACCGTGCAGCATTCCTGGCACCCGGACGGCTGGGGCGAGGACAGCCCCTGGCTGCGGCTGTTCCGCAACGCGCGCGCCTGGGTGGGCTGA
- a CDS encoding MBL fold metallo-hydrolase has product MRFSWLASGSRGNAALVEADGRCVMLDCGLGLKAAEARLAALGRDPADIEAILVTHEHSDHIGGVARFATRHRLRVLATAGTAKGFRMTPPPRLELISAHEPFALGPFEITPVPVPHDAREPCQFLFADGAVRLAIITDLGRVTPHVVASLQGCDALAVECNHDEAMLAGGPYPESLKRRVGGGLGHLSNGQAAELLASVDIARLQHLVALHLSDHNNRPELAQQALAAVLDCPPQDVAVARQQAGLDWRSL; this is encoded by the coding sequence GTGCGATTTTCCTGGCTGGCCAGCGGCAGTCGCGGCAACGCCGCGCTGGTGGAAGCCGACGGCCGCTGCGTCATGCTGGATTGCGGCCTCGGCCTGAAGGCGGCCGAGGCGCGGCTCGCAGCGCTCGGGCGCGACCCGGCCGACATCGAGGCCATCCTGGTGACCCACGAGCACAGCGACCACATCGGCGGCGTGGCGCGCTTCGCCACGCGTCACCGGCTGCGCGTGCTGGCCACCGCCGGGACCGCGAAGGGCTTTCGCATGACCCCGCCGCCGCGCCTGGAGCTGATCAGCGCACACGAACCCTTCGCGCTCGGTCCCTTCGAGATCACACCGGTACCGGTACCGCACGACGCGCGCGAGCCTTGCCAGTTCCTGTTCGCCGACGGGGCCGTGCGGCTGGCCATCATCACCGACCTGGGCCGGGTGACTCCGCACGTCGTCGCCAGCCTGCAGGGCTGCGATGCGCTGGCAGTGGAGTGCAACCATGACGAGGCCATGCTGGCCGGGGGGCCTTACCCGGAATCCCTGAAGCGGCGGGTCGGGGGCGGCCTCGGCCACCTCTCCAACGGGCAGGCCGCCGAGCTGCTGGCGAGCGTCGACATCGCGCGCCTGCAGCACCTGGTCGCACTGCACCTCTCGGACCACAACAACCGGCCCGAGCTGGCGCAACAGGCCCTGGCGGCGGTGCTGGATTGCCCGCCGCAGGACGTTGCGGTGGCGCGCCAGCAGGCCGGGCTGGACTGGCGCTCCCTGTAG
- a CDS encoding DUF1820 family protein, producing MANRRIYKVLFVNQGKVYEIYARSVSQGDLFGFLAVEELVFGERSSVVVDPSEERIRSEFAGVQRSYIPLHSVLRVDEVETQGVSKISAIEGGNVAQFPLPVYAPGTDSSRGK from the coding sequence ATGGCAAACAGGCGCATCTACAAGGTCCTATTCGTCAACCAGGGCAAGGTCTACGAGATTTATGCCCGGTCCGTGTCCCAGGGCGACCTGTTCGGGTTCCTTGCGGTGGAGGAGCTGGTATTCGGCGAGCGCAGCTCGGTGGTGGTGGATCCGTCCGAGGAGCGCATCCGCTCGGAGTTTGCGGGCGTCCAGCGCAGTTATATCCCGCTGCATTCCGTGCTGCGCGTCGACGAGGTGGAGACGCAGGGCGTCAGCAAGATCAGCGCCATCGAGGGCGGCAACGTGGCCCAGTTCCCGCTGCCGGTGTACGCGCCGGGCACTGATTCCTCCCGCGGCAAGTAG
- the tagH gene encoding type VI secretion system-associated FHA domain protein TagH, with protein MPLTLKIVSKQKHILGADSVRVFSVHGGSIGRASDNDWVLPDPDRYISGHHASVDYRDGAYYLRDTSTNGVYVNRSDQPVGRGTPIRLYDGDELRMGDYLFRVSIIQVSQNEEESRGPRLKRKEEDPAALSLKLLSEHAEAGEDAQERLDRQLSGRHSAGDDMLATVRVTDAEIDTQADVDRKKVAALKQQESAHSSAGDSLRLDSVPDLPGLPKAAPRGGERRDFTEAVRMLLEHAGLDPANVAREDEDEIIAVAGQFIRSATDGLRVLLEQRGKTKSQFRISQTGFQAAGNNPIKLMSTTEEALENMFHRQEDVDPEAYLGPLQAVEDAVRDLRIHQVAVMKAMQVAVRELLDKLDPGELEERFRQGAKGGGLLSSSQKSRYWELYQEAYRSIAGFPDESFTAVVGARFADAYDREVQTSVSREARKKRS; from the coding sequence ATGCCCCTGACCCTGAAGATCGTCAGCAAGCAGAAGCACATTCTCGGCGCCGACAGCGTACGGGTCTTCAGCGTGCATGGGGGTTCCATCGGCCGGGCCTCGGACAACGACTGGGTGCTGCCGGACCCCGACCGCTACATCTCGGGTCACCATGCCAGCGTCGATTACCGTGACGGCGCCTACTACCTGCGCGACACCAGCACCAACGGGGTCTACGTCAATCGCTCCGACCAGCCGGTCGGCCGCGGCACGCCGATCCGGCTCTACGACGGCGACGAGCTGCGCATGGGCGACTACCTGTTCCGCGTCAGCATCATCCAGGTGAGCCAGAACGAGGAGGAGTCGCGCGGCCCCCGCCTGAAGCGCAAGGAGGAGGATCCCGCCGCCCTTTCGCTGAAGCTGCTCAGCGAGCACGCCGAGGCCGGCGAAGACGCGCAGGAACGGCTCGACCGCCAGCTCTCCGGTCGTCATTCTGCGGGCGACGACATGCTCGCCACCGTCCGCGTCACGGATGCGGAAATCGACACCCAGGCGGACGTCGACCGCAAGAAGGTCGCGGCGCTCAAGCAGCAGGAGTCTGCGCACTCCAGCGCCGGCGACTCGCTGCGCTTAGACAGCGTGCCCGACCTGCCTGGCCTGCCCAAGGCCGCCCCGCGGGGCGGCGAGCGCCGCGATTTCACGGAGGCTGTGCGCATGCTGCTGGAGCATGCCGGCCTCGATCCGGCCAACGTCGCGCGCGAGGACGAGGACGAGATCATCGCCGTCGCCGGGCAGTTCATCCGCAGCGCCACCGACGGACTGCGCGTGCTGCTGGAACAGCGCGGCAAGACCAAGAGCCAGTTCCGTATCAGCCAGACCGGTTTCCAGGCCGCCGGCAACAACCCGATCAAGCTCATGTCGACCACGGAAGAAGCGCTGGAGAACATGTTCCACCGCCAGGAAGACGTCGACCCGGAGGCTTACCTCGGCCCGCTGCAGGCGGTCGAAGACGCCGTGCGCGACCTGCGCATCCACCAGGTCGCCGTGATGAAGGCCATGCAGGTGGCGGTGCGCGAACTGCTCGACAAGCTCGACCCCGGCGAACTGGAGGAGCGTTTCCGCCAGGGCGCCAAGGGCGGCGGGCTGTTGTCCAGCTCGCAGAAAAGCCGTTACTGGGAGCTGTACCAGGAAGCCTATCGCTCGATCGCGGGCTTCCCGGACGAGAGCTTCACCGCCGTCGTCGGCGCGCGCTTCGCGGACGCCTATGACCGCGAGGTGCAGACCTCGGTGTCGCGCGAGGCGCGCAAGAAACGCAGCTAG